Below is a genomic region from Thunnus thynnus chromosome 22, fThuThy2.1, whole genome shotgun sequence.
gttctgccgtctgtcatttaaaaaatcattaaaacaatcagagtcagtatattagaaatccattaggcacagtaggtggcgacttttttcactaacatggcatgtccttttgataacgatcccgtggatgaaggtgcagcattactgcgcagagaattaaatattcgttgagagatggttatcagaccgcgcatagatgttctagcatttccagacaattatctttttgagagataccatttcacgtcacagtccatcatctacatacacacacaacctaatccgtccttacatttgcaacattaacaatcgtagtcatgctctcacatcccagcagatattgtgtgttgcactgcgtttctttgcaaacggaagttttttgtacGGTGGCggggccagccactggccttcctaaattctggcttagggccagctcctctgcctccgttagaggtggcggtgctggaccaccacccgttttatgggcatctgccttctttctgtagGCTGAGtggaagtctgtgttagtttaaataggattgattatttaacataacatgatgtagatgagaagacatttatgtatgagaaaccagcattatgttggggataaaacagctgcacagtcaaacagccacttaatatttactttacaatgtaaaacatgatcaaaatgaggttcccccatgagattatgtcgaggttttactttttgtgttgcacttctttctgaaaacatgctcaaactcacCGTATTATCGCATTAAGATTTCTAGTTCTAGTGGGGCGAAAAACGCCGCCCTCcgcttccccgttgccatggtgactcgttgaatcggggctccattgatgctggctttttatagttgtggtgcacgcgcttaactccaggtgaaactactccgagttgattaaactgactcaaatcagctgttctggaaccggaaactcagagttttctttcTCAGAGTAGAttaactcagagttcaggattagactcagagtttgttgagcCTGCTTTATGAAATCGACCCCTGGTGGTTACATCAGTGATAATACAACAGGTATCAtcactttcagtttaattttcagtATTACTTGTAATATGGTGACTAAACTGCTGCAGTCAATAAGAAACTGAGCTGGTGTGGAGTTTACCAGAATCTCCGTGTATCATATTACTTTCAATGTAACAGATTGAAAGCAgaaataagttttaaatatagactttataattattttatttatgaaatgaGATCCATCTATGTGAATCAGTGTGAAATAATACAGAATGTGGTTTATAAAAAGTTGGGATCAATCTGTTTTAGCAAGTGGTAAAAAATCCCACAACCCCCCTTTTTTTCAAGCACAGCAAGAAACCAAAACCTTGTGGATATAACATGTGTCTATAAACAAGACAGATGGACTAAAAGCTGtaaagaagaataaataaatacatatctTGTAAAGCTCACAGGAgttatattttaacatgttttttgtacATTCACATAAAGAAGAATTATTGTTTGATATGAACAATCAGCTCGATTtgatttgtgaatataaaatttggtcaaaataataaataaattcattcaaTAAAACTGAGAGTCAGTGaatccaaataaaacatttctccAAAGTAAAGTACAGTGAAGGTAAATGTGATCAGCAGTAAAACGTCACATTTAACTCCACAGTAGTTTTATATGCGGGAAAAATACATATATCAGAGTTTCACTGAATGTCACACAGAAAGTGCTGTCATGTGCTTGTATTATCAttggtccgtttcacaaagcaggtttagtgaaaactcagtctgttaaccctgaaatgagggaaactcagttttccgtttcaaaaagggaggtaactcaaaccagagaaagagggataactctagcctgtttcagagagagaggtaaCTTAAGCTCTTGGTCAGTTACCGTggtaacagactctatgaacctaacctggtcgggaccaggtttttctcaataaACCTCGAGTtcctctcagtctccgccctctttcagagccacacactccatttgatttcctcattcattcagtcagcgGGCGAGTTTTGGCgaagcctagttctgccgtctgtcatttaaaaaatcattttaaaaaaatcagagtcagtatattagaagtccattaggcacagtaagtggcgacttttttcaccatcatggcatgtccttttgataacaatcccgtggatgaaggtgcagcattactacgcagagaattaaataggcctattcgtcgagagatggttatcagaccgcgcaTAGATGCTCTGGCATTTCCAgaccattatctttttgagcgataccgtttcacgtcacagtccatcatctacatacacaacctaatcaTAACATAACAactcgtagtcatgctctcacatcccagcagatattgtgcgtcgcgctgcgtttctttgcaaacggaagtttTTTGTAAGCACTTGAGTAAGGAAACTGTATGCAGGCCGGTCAGAAAAGTGTGCCTCGCCCTGAAACGGCTTTTACCCATCTTTGTCATTTTCCCTGGACACAAACTCGTCAGAGCCATCAAGGAGGAGTTCCACAGGATTGCAGGTGAATGATGTAGAGATctgttaaattcattttaaattatacTCTGTTAATGACACTGTGCTGCAACCTCAGACTGGGATTagtaattttaatttcttttaggATTTCCCAGTGTGATTGGCTGCATAGACGGCACACACATTCCCATCACGGCTCCCTCACATAATGAAGCCGATTATGTGAATAGGAAGTCCACTTACAGCATAAATGCGCAGGTACATGTAGATTGACTActgtttcaaaatgttaaagacTGCATCATAGTTCAACTAACATCTGTCATTCTCtgcagagtttgttgaacctgctttgtgaaacggaccccagaTCTAATCACTACAAACGCCAACAACATTCGTCAAGATAAATGACATGATGATGCGTCATGTTAATGTGGAACTTCCGTCCTCATGGTTTACCGAGcaacagcagagtgagtcaTAGTTCAGCAGCTTTACAGACGCgtcatctctgtctgtctgtagtttacatgtttaaaatggACTTTTATCAGTTTAGTAACATGTTTACATTCTGGTTTTTTATTCTCTGTCTGACTTTCATCGTCTGGACTCCGGTTGAAGGTAAACTGacatgtttctcttttattcGCTTGTTAACTCGTTTCACCTGAGCgacacatgaatgaatgaatcagtgaacatgtgaaaatatgttttacgGTTCATTTTCTGTGTCCACAAACTGTAATGTGAACTTAAACTAGTCGTCATATCTGATGTAAAATCactgctttatgtttttaatgttgataCGACATGTTTAAGTCTTTAAACCTTCACTAACGTTCATTAAACTTGTAACAAACGTAATAGATCTTAAGTCTAAATGTGGATAAACTAACCTACAGTTTataactcaaaacaaacaagcaagtcaaaatatacaatagtttgtttttattttacataatctgttacatatattttattcttgTCATATTCTTCTGAGagaaatgtgtgattttactgtttatttgcTGACATGATTCATCAGTGACGATGATGACGATTATTCATGTGGTTCATGTCCACCCCAGTTTCCCAGAGCTCATAACtgattttcaaaatgtcttgttttgtccaaaacccaaagataagttgttttttttattgtcatagaggactatgaaaacagaaaatatcgctgcagctttaagatgttgaaatgtgacaaaaaaacttttcaGGTTCTGTAAAAGTTTGATATAAAAAGGCAAAATCAACCTCTTCACACCACATACAGTACTGACAGAAGAgataaacactgtcacactgtttaACAGGTGTTTTTTGTTcaacttgttctttttttcagtgctgATGCTTTCTTGTCACAAGGGTTTGGGAGTTTCCTGTCATACTGCCAGAAGTTCCCTTTGGTCATTTGTAAAGTCATGATAACTTTACAGAAATCGCATTCTGTTTCcagaaagagctgaaacaattagctgattaatcgattagcaGGTCGAcagaaaacaatttattttcagacacaaatgcaaaatatttctTAGTTCCAGTTTTTCATTTGtgatgattttctttcttttctttgtcttatgtgataataaactcaattagagctgcaatgataagttgattagttgatcgacagcaaattaatcagcaactattttgataagtttggtttttttaaagGACACGTTTATTGGATTTTGTACTGTTAATCAGAAAacataagacatttgaagacatcaccatgagcttctcttttttttttcagatcaaagcaaatcaaggaaataatcaaCCGATCAATCATTAGAAAGTTAGAAATTAGTTTCAATCTTAGTTCAACATGCTCTCTGTAGCATTTGTTAAGTTTCTAAATTAGCACTGCTGACGTGAAGTACAGTCATTGTTACTGGAAGTTTGGATTTACAGAAAAGGTTTGAGATATAGTTGAGATAATATCGTTGCGACATACAACATACAGAAAAATAGATTCCAGACTTCTCTCGCTTTTTAGAAGGTTCAATTTTCCCTCCATTTTCCAGGTCAGTCTGAGGTGATTGGGTCAACTCAGCCAATCATCGCTTCTCcaggtgatgatgtcatcctgccTTGTCACCTGGACCCAGAGTTCAACGTGAAGGGGCTGACGGTGGAGTGGTCGAAGCCCGATCTGAAGCCTGACCCCTCAGATCGGCTGAGTCGGGTTGACTACGTCCATCTTTACCGGGACAGACGTGAAGTCCCCGACATGAAGATCCCAGCGTACCTCAACAGGACGGAGCTGTTCACAGATGAACTGGAGCGCGGAAACATTTCACTCAAGATCATGAACGTGACGCTGGCAGATGAAGGGAGATACAGATGTTTGGTTCCCAAGTTGAAGAGCAGAGTGAAGTCGGCAATTGTTGAACTTGTTGTTGGTGAGTAAGCTTCTGCAGATGTTAATGGTCCaagatttgtatttttttgatCTACTGATTTGACTTGTGTGTCAAAAAAATACACGGTTGAGCACTTTTTATGTACAGTGTGATACAGCTAGAGGCTTATTTACATGACAATGATATTTATGAAAAATTTCAGTCTGCTTTTAGAGGTAGACATAGCACCAGGACTGCACTCACTAAAGTCATAAATGATCTTAGAATGAGtgcagataaaaataaagtttctgtctttgttcttCTTGATTTGAGTGTTGTGTTTGAAACCACTGATCATGAGATACTTCTGAACAGACTTGAAAGCTGGATTGGTCTCTCACCCCGGGATTCCACCGGGCACGTGTGCGCCGCGTTCAGGCTCTGACGCAGttttgctccgtcctctgcacAGCGCCCTAATCAACTGGGAGCGTGTCAGAGGCGGAGCGTCTTCACTGCGGGGAAGCCTTCCGCTGTTTAAAGTCTGTTGCAttcctactacagtaattacagcagcctaaTCAAAGCTGATAAAGTCCCTTAAAGCTactgtaattactgcagtagcagggcaactaaactgtccagttttgttaacttgctcaaCTTTCATTGATTTGGtaattttccttgat
It encodes:
- the LOC137175015 gene encoding myelin-oligodendrocyte glycoprotein-like — encoded protein: MLMWNFRPHGLPSNSRVSHSSAALQTRHLCLSVVYMFKMDFYQFSNMFTFWFFILCLTFIVWTPVEGQSEVIGSTQPIIASPGDDVILPCHLDPEFNVKGLTVEWSKPDLKPDPSDRLSRVDYVHLYRDRREVPDMKIPAYLNRTELFTDELERGNISLKIMNVTLADEGRYRCLVPKLKSRVKSAIVELVVEL